GATTAATTTGGATAATATTGCCATCTTCACAATATTGAgtcttaaaaaaaagtattttgatccatgaacatgggatgtctttctatttatttaggtctttttcagtttctttcaacgATGTTTTCTGGTTTTTAGTGTACAAGTCTTGCAattcttaaatttattcataaacattttattcagaatgctttaatgctattgtaagtgtaattgttttcttaatttcatattcagattgttcattgctaatatatagaaatacaattgattttttatattaatcttgtatcatgcaaccttgctaaacttgttttttaaaacttaattgtgtgtgtgcgtgtgtgaatTCTACTCATTGTTATATGTTCTGCagcacttaacacagtgcctAGCCTTAACTAGTATTCATTCCATGTGTATTCCTTGAATTGATCTCTTTAAAAGCCACATTGTTACAGGAGCTTTCCATTCACTGGGTAATTTTCTAGTTCCCACTACCACTGaatcatttttctccttcactcTTATCTGCAGGCCTGGGAACAATGGGCCGAGGTATTGTTGTTTCTCTTGCAAAGGCCAAGATCCCTGTGATTGCTGTAGAATCAGACAAGAAGCAACTAGAGGCTGCTAACAAGATAATAGCCACTCTTTTGGAAAAGGAAGCATCCAAAATGCAACAGGGTGGCCACCCTTGGTCAGGACCAAAACCAAGGTTAACTACATCTATAAAGGAGCTGGGTGGTGTAGATTTAGTCATTGAAGCAGTATTCGAGGAAATGAACCTGAAGAAGCAGGTTTTTGCTGAACTGTCAGCCATATGCAAGCCAGGAGCTTTTTTGTGCACCAATACTTCAGCCCTGGACATCGATGAGATTGCATCTTCTACAGATCGTCCTCATTTGGTCATTGGCACCCACTTCTTCATACCAGCTCATGTTGCAAAGTTGTTAGAGGTTATTCCAAGCCAATACTCTTCTCCTACTACCATTGCCACTATTATGGACTTatcaaaaaagatgaaaaaagttgGGGTAGTTGTAGGCAACTGTTTTGGATTTGTTGGGAATCGAATGTTGGGACCTTATTACAATCAGGCACATTTTTTATTAGAAGAAGGCAGTAAGCCAGAGGAGATAGATCAGGTGCTGGAAGAATTTGGATTCAAAATGGGACCTTTTAGAGTGTCTGATCTTTCTGGATTGGATGTGGGTTGGAAATCTCGAAAAGGGCAAGGTCTTACTGGACCTACATTGCCTCCAGGAACTCCTGCCCGAAAGCGAGGCAACAGGAGATATTGCCCAATTCCTGATATGCTCTGTGAATCAGGACGATTTGGCCAGAAGACAGGTAAGGGCTGGTACCAATATGATAAGCCATTGGGTAGGATTCACAAACCTGATCCCTGGCTTTCCAAGTTTCTGTCACAGTACAGAGAAACCTATCACATTGAACCACGGAACATCAGTCAGGATGAGATCCTTGAACGCTGCTTATATTCACTCATCAATGAAGCATTCCGTATCTTGGGAGATGGGATAGCTGCTACCCCAGAGCACATCGATGCTATCTATTTTCATGGGTATGGATGGCCAAGGCACAGGGGTGGGCCCATGTTCTATGCTTCCACAGTTGGGTTGCCCATAGTGCTAGAGAAGTTGCAGAAATATTTCAGGCAGAATCTTGATATTCCACAACTGGAACCTTGTGACTATCTGAAAAAACTGGCTTCCCAGGGAAACCCTCCTCTGGACGAATGGCAAACCTTGGCAGGACCCTCCAACAGTAAACTGTAATTCAGCCTTCTAGGTTATGCCTCACATGCTGGCATCAGGTAGTGCTCACTGAATTTCATTGAAATTCAATCCAAAGATTCAAAGTAAGAGTGTTCTGAAATACACAGCAAAAAGAATAATTGGCCAACTAAACCTCTTTTGGTCTTCTATCCGATCATACTAATGGGCCAAATCTTTAGGAATGTGCTTCTTATGCCTCTGAATCTGTCCCTGTCAGATAAATTATTTCAATCCCAGTGAATAAACTTGTGGTAATACCCTAACAGCTAAGGAGAGAGCCTCAGAAATAAGTTGATGTTTCCAAGTGCTTTGATCATAGAGAATGTCATCAATTAATTACTGATAAATGCAATGTCATAAATTCATTTTGACCCCTTTTAACCTCACACACAGCACTGATGGGAAATCTTATGGatccttcattcaacaaacattcattgtGTACCTCCTGAGCATCATGCACAGCACTGGCAGACTAGAGTCCAGAGGAGCATTAACCCAGCACAGAAGCCTGTGATGAAGTTCAGTCCACAACCTCAGAGGTGGAGCGGAGGTAGATAGAGTCAGCAGGGAAGGTCTCTGTGACTGAGCATGGGAAGCTACTCGAAGAGAggcagggtattaaaggcagaaCAGTATTGCAGCTGTAGGCAAAACAGTTGGGAACTGGTGAGGGAGCCAAGTATTTCAGACTAGAATGGGAAATCAGAGTATTCTGGCAAGTCATGCTCAACATAACGCCTCTTTTCAAGGCCCAGTCAATGTGCACAGTTGTGCTTTCTTCTGGCCGGGGGGCTCAGTAATGTTA
The DNA window shown above is from Manis javanica isolate MJ-LG chromosome 3, MJ_LKY, whole genome shotgun sequence and carries:
- the EHHADH gene encoding peroxisomal bifunctional enzyme isoform X1, which codes for MAEYTRLQNCLALIRLRNPPVNAISVAVLHGIKEGLQKAITDRTVKAIVICGSNGKFCAGADIRTFSAPRTYSFTLGHLVDEIQRNEKPVVAAIEGVALGGGLELALGCHYRIAHAEAQVAFPEVLLGIIPGARGTQLLPRLIGVPAALDLITTGRYVLADEGLKLGILDEIVNSNLVEEAIKLAQRVSDQSIESRRLCNRPIQSLPNMESIFSDALLKIRKQYPGLLSQETCVHAVQAAVKYPYEVGIKKEEELFMYLQKSGQARALQYAFLAERKATKWSGPSGASWKTASARPISSAGVLGLGTMGRGIVVSLAKAKIPVIAVESDKKQLEAANKIIATLLEKEASKMQQGGHPWSGPKPRLTTSIKELGGVDLVIEAVFEEMNLKKQVFAELSAICKPGAFLCTNTSALDIDEIASSTDRPHLVIGTHFFIPAHVAKLLEVIPSQYSSPTTIATIMDLSKKMKKVGVVVGNCFGFVGNRMLGPYYNQAHFLLEEGSKPEEIDQVLEEFGFKMGPFRVSDLSGLDVGWKSRKGQGLTGPTLPPGTPARKRGNRRYCPIPDMLCESGRFGQKTGKGWYQYDKPLGRIHKPDPWLSKFLSQYRETYHIEPRNISQDEILERCLYSLINEAFRILGDGIAATPEHIDAIYFHGYGWPRHRGGPMFYASTVGLPIVLEKLQKYFRQNLDIPQLEPCDYLKKLASQGNPPLDEWQTLAGPSNSKL
- the EHHADH gene encoding peroxisomal bifunctional enzyme isoform X2; this encodes MAEYTRLQNCLALIRLRNPPVNAISVAVLHGIKEGLQKAITDRTVKAIVICGSNGKFCAGADIRTFSAPRTYSFTLGHLVDEIQRNEKPVVAAIEGVALGGGLELALGCHYRIAHAEAQVAFPEVLLGIIPGARGTQLLPRLIGVPAALDLITTGRYVLADEGLKLGILDEIVNSNLVEEAIKLAQRVSGLGTMGRGIVVSLAKAKIPVIAVESDKKQLEAANKIIATLLEKEASKMQQGGHPWSGPKPRLTTSIKELGGVDLVIEAVFEEMNLKKQVFAELSAICKPGAFLCTNTSALDIDEIASSTDRPHLVIGTHFFIPAHVAKLLEVIPSQYSSPTTIATIMDLSKKMKKVGVVVGNCFGFVGNRMLGPYYNQAHFLLEEGSKPEEIDQVLEEFGFKMGPFRVSDLSGLDVGWKSRKGQGLTGPTLPPGTPARKRGNRRYCPIPDMLCESGRFGQKTGKGWYQYDKPLGRIHKPDPWLSKFLSQYRETYHIEPRNISQDEILERCLYSLINEAFRILGDGIAATPEHIDAIYFHGYGWPRHRGGPMFYASTVGLPIVLEKLQKYFRQNLDIPQLEPCDYLKKLASQGNPPLDEWQTLAGPSNSKL